One Eurosta solidaginis isolate ZX-2024a chromosome 5, ASM4086904v1, whole genome shotgun sequence DNA segment encodes these proteins:
- the LOC137253239 gene encoding odorant receptor 74a-like isoform X1 — protein MFYRPILPNGKKVPLTWQIVAFFINVTWPLNNNASTWIRLIDRCRILFCVWLLATCILFEYQELIQHKGDIIIMIQISVTITVAAESLIRMCFMAFDKEKLKEYLKGYYLHIYFDEETHGTIHRRIRKQTMPALMYSYSYIATLISYLVGPMIALMDGQRILPFQMKIPFNYQPLLIYTIVVLLNWYIGILVVTNIISESYLLVTSILNLNDRLVLLEQDIMNLGDEVLKSDNPETIADVFCEKLILLVKRNEELFSFAEIVEAQFTRPLFIMMSNSALLLCLVAFNAHETGLDTENITYATWLSAKVAELVVLGYLGSLISARFDGLGNTYYSSNWEKIIYKSTNTEANIRTMKLMTRAITINQRPFMLTGMGFFHVNLGTTVTKIILYWRKVVFLVDNKP, from the exons atgttttatcGTCCGATCTTACCGAATGGCAAAAAGGTGCCACTAACTTGGCAAATCGTAGCATTTTTTATCAACGTAACATGGCCTTTAAATAACAATGCCTCAACTTGGATACGTTTAATAGACCGTTGTAGAATTCTTTTCTGTGTATGGTTACTTGCTACATGTATTCTTTTTGAATATCAAGAGTTGATACAACATAAGGGTGATATTATAATAATGATACAAATATCTGTGACCATCACTGTAGCGGCCGAATCATTAATTCGAATGTGTTTTATGGCATTTGATAAGGAAAAATTAAAGGAATATTTAAAAGgatattatttacatatttattttgatGA AGAAACTCACGGCACGATTCATCGTAGAATACGCAAACAAACAATGCCAGCTCTAATGTACTCCTATTCTTATATTGCCACACTAATTTCATACTTGGTTGGACCAATGATAGCTCTTATGGATGGTCAACGTATTCTACCATTTCAAATGAAAATACCATTCAATTATCAACCATTACTAATCTACACAATTGTAGTTTTATTAAATTGGTATATTGGAATTTTGGTAGTGACGAATATAATCTCGGAATCGTATTTACTTGTCACATCGATATTAAATTTGAATGACAGACTCGTTTTACTAGAACAAGATATTATGAATTTAGGTGACGAAGTATTGAAAAGTGATAATCCTGAAACCATTGCCGATGTTTTTTGCGAAAAACTAATATTATTAGTCAAAAGAAATGAGGAATTATTTAGTTTTGCTGAAATAGTCGAGGCTCAATTTACCCGTCCACTCTTCATTATGATGTCGAATAGTGCATTGTTGCTTTGTTTGGTAGCATTTAATGCGCATGAG ACTGGACTTGACACGGAAAATATCACATACGCTACTTGGCTGTCGGCCAAGGTTGCAGAGCTGGTGGTTTTGGGTTATCTGGGTTCCTTGATATCAGCACGA TTTGATGGTCTTGGCAATACTTACTATTCCTCAAATTGGGAAAAGATTATATATAAGTCAACAAATACCGAAGCTAATATACGAACAATGAAATTAATGACTCGCGCCATTACGATCAATCAAAGACCTTTCATGTTAACAGGCATGGGATTTTTTCATGTTAATTTGGGGACTACAGTCACG
- the LOC137253239 gene encoding odorant receptor 74a-like isoform X3, whose product MFYRPILPNGKKVPLTWQIVAFFINVTWPLNNNASTWIRLIDRCRILFCVWLLATCILFEYQELIQHKGDIIIMIQISVTITVAAESLIRMCFMAFDKEKLKEYLKGYYLHIYFDEETHGTIHRRIRKQTMPALMYSYSYIATLISYLVGPMIALMDGQRILPFQMKIPFNYQPLLIYTIVVLLNWYIGILVVTNIISESYLLVTSILNLNDRLVLLEQDIMNLGDEVLKSDNPETIADVFCEKLILLVKRNEELFSFAEIVEAQFTRPLFIMMSNSALLLCLVAFNAHETGLDTENITYATWLSAKVAELVVLGYLGSLISARKIILYWRKVVFLVDNKP is encoded by the exons atgttttatcGTCCGATCTTACCGAATGGCAAAAAGGTGCCACTAACTTGGCAAATCGTAGCATTTTTTATCAACGTAACATGGCCTTTAAATAACAATGCCTCAACTTGGATACGTTTAATAGACCGTTGTAGAATTCTTTTCTGTGTATGGTTACTTGCTACATGTATTCTTTTTGAATATCAAGAGTTGATACAACATAAGGGTGATATTATAATAATGATACAAATATCTGTGACCATCACTGTAGCGGCCGAATCATTAATTCGAATGTGTTTTATGGCATTTGATAAGGAAAAATTAAAGGAATATTTAAAAGgatattatttacatatttattttgatGA AGAAACTCACGGCACGATTCATCGTAGAATACGCAAACAAACAATGCCAGCTCTAATGTACTCCTATTCTTATATTGCCACACTAATTTCATACTTGGTTGGACCAATGATAGCTCTTATGGATGGTCAACGTATTCTACCATTTCAAATGAAAATACCATTCAATTATCAACCATTACTAATCTACACAATTGTAGTTTTATTAAATTGGTATATTGGAATTTTGGTAGTGACGAATATAATCTCGGAATCGTATTTACTTGTCACATCGATATTAAATTTGAATGACAGACTCGTTTTACTAGAACAAGATATTATGAATTTAGGTGACGAAGTATTGAAAAGTGATAATCCTGAAACCATTGCCGATGTTTTTTGCGAAAAACTAATATTATTAGTCAAAAGAAATGAGGAATTATTTAGTTTTGCTGAAATAGTCGAGGCTCAATTTACCCGTCCACTCTTCATTATGATGTCGAATAGTGCATTGTTGCTTTGTTTGGTAGCATTTAATGCGCATGAG ACTGGACTTGACACGGAAAATATCACATACGCTACTTGGCTGTCGGCCAAGGTTGCAGAGCTGGTGGTTTTGGGTTATCTGGGTTCCTTGATATCAGCACGA
- the LOC137253239 gene encoding odorant receptor 74a-like isoform X2, which yields MFYRPILPNGKKVPLTWQIVAFFINVTWPLNNNASTWIRLIDRCRILFCVWLLATCILFEYQELIQHKGDIIIMIQISVTITVAAESLIRMCFMAFDKEKLKEYLKGYYLHIYFDEETHGTIHRRIRKQTMPALMYSYSYIATLISYLVGPMIALMDGQRILPFQMKIPFNYQPLLIYTIVVLLNWYIGILVVTNIISESYLLVTSILNLNDRLVLLEQDIMNLGDEVLKSDNPETIADVFCEKLILLVKRNEELFSFAEIVEAQFTRPLFIMMSNSALLLCLVAFNAHETGLDTENITYATWLSAKVAELVVLGYLGSLISARFDGLGNTYYSSNWEKIIYKSTNTEANIRTMKLMTRAITINQRPFMLTGMGFFHVNLGTTVTLLRVAGSYFTFLCSMR from the exons atgttttatcGTCCGATCTTACCGAATGGCAAAAAGGTGCCACTAACTTGGCAAATCGTAGCATTTTTTATCAACGTAACATGGCCTTTAAATAACAATGCCTCAACTTGGATACGTTTAATAGACCGTTGTAGAATTCTTTTCTGTGTATGGTTACTTGCTACATGTATTCTTTTTGAATATCAAGAGTTGATACAACATAAGGGTGATATTATAATAATGATACAAATATCTGTGACCATCACTGTAGCGGCCGAATCATTAATTCGAATGTGTTTTATGGCATTTGATAAGGAAAAATTAAAGGAATATTTAAAAGgatattatttacatatttattttgatGA AGAAACTCACGGCACGATTCATCGTAGAATACGCAAACAAACAATGCCAGCTCTAATGTACTCCTATTCTTATATTGCCACACTAATTTCATACTTGGTTGGACCAATGATAGCTCTTATGGATGGTCAACGTATTCTACCATTTCAAATGAAAATACCATTCAATTATCAACCATTACTAATCTACACAATTGTAGTTTTATTAAATTGGTATATTGGAATTTTGGTAGTGACGAATATAATCTCGGAATCGTATTTACTTGTCACATCGATATTAAATTTGAATGACAGACTCGTTTTACTAGAACAAGATATTATGAATTTAGGTGACGAAGTATTGAAAAGTGATAATCCTGAAACCATTGCCGATGTTTTTTGCGAAAAACTAATATTATTAGTCAAAAGAAATGAGGAATTATTTAGTTTTGCTGAAATAGTCGAGGCTCAATTTACCCGTCCACTCTTCATTATGATGTCGAATAGTGCATTGTTGCTTTGTTTGGTAGCATTTAATGCGCATGAG ACTGGACTTGACACGGAAAATATCACATACGCTACTTGGCTGTCGGCCAAGGTTGCAGAGCTGGTGGTTTTGGGTTATCTGGGTTCCTTGATATCAGCACGA TTTGATGGTCTTGGCAATACTTACTATTCCTCAAATTGGGAAAAGATTATATATAAGTCAACAAATACCGAAGCTAATATACGAACAATGAAATTAATGACTCGCGCCATTACGATCAATCAAAGACCTTTCATGTTAACAGGCATGGGATTTTTTCATGTTAATTTGGGGACTACAGTCACG CTTTTACGCGTTGCTGGTTCATATTTCACCTTTCTCTGCTCGATGCGTTAG